From the genome of Nakamurella flavida, one region includes:
- a CDS encoding fused MFS/spermidine synthase codes for MRPFPAGVLVFVTSAAVLVMEILAARLLAPYVGVTLETYTGIIGTILAAIAVGTWLGGKLADRRRPHLLLGPILLLGGALSLLIVPIVRLIGSLSWGTGPGAVVLLVAMAFFLPAAVLSAVPPAVIKMQLADLGETGRTVGRLSALGTAGAIVGTFLTGFLLVAAWPTTPILIGVAVVVLAMGVAVEIGLRRSTRQTFPTALAAVVVLVGAGGGLGVERLNAALDPCERESAYFCARVVPDLAGCPDGLTLYLDTLRHSCIHPDDPARLDFSYARLFADTLAVAGPDDAPLDVVHVGGGGFSLPRYVQATRPGSTNVVLELDPTLVEIAEQQLGLVRSADLQVRVGDARTALRELPDSSADVVLGDAFGGLAVPWHLTTVEWAQEVDRVMRPDGMYVLNLIDHPPYRFARAELATLRQVFGSVAVLGPPDRLAGTTGGNLVIVAAHRPIDAAALLAVNRARGGTDAALAGDDVTGFVADAAPLTDDHAPVDQLLRRS; via the coding sequence ATGCGACCCTTCCCGGCCGGAGTCCTGGTCTTCGTCACGTCGGCGGCGGTGCTGGTGATGGAGATCCTCGCCGCCCGGCTGCTCGCGCCCTACGTCGGCGTGACGCTGGAGACCTACACCGGCATCATCGGGACGATCCTGGCCGCCATCGCGGTCGGCACCTGGCTGGGTGGCAAGCTCGCCGACCGGCGCCGGCCGCACCTGCTGCTCGGGCCGATCCTGCTGCTGGGCGGCGCGCTGTCGCTGCTCATCGTGCCGATCGTGCGGTTGATCGGCTCGTTGTCCTGGGGGACCGGTCCGGGCGCCGTGGTGCTCCTGGTCGCCATGGCGTTCTTCCTCCCGGCGGCGGTGCTGTCCGCGGTACCGCCCGCGGTGATCAAGATGCAGCTCGCCGATCTGGGCGAGACGGGTCGCACGGTGGGCCGGCTGTCCGCCCTGGGCACGGCCGGGGCCATCGTCGGCACCTTCCTGACCGGGTTCCTGCTGGTGGCCGCCTGGCCCACCACGCCGATCCTCATCGGGGTGGCCGTGGTCGTCCTGGCCATGGGGGTGGCCGTCGAGATCGGGCTGCGCCGCTCGACCCGGCAGACCTTCCCCACCGCGCTGGCGGCCGTCGTCGTGCTGGTGGGTGCGGGCGGCGGGCTGGGGGTCGAGCGGTTGAACGCCGCGCTGGACCCGTGCGAACGGGAGTCGGCCTACTTCTGCGCCCGCGTGGTGCCCGATCTCGCCGGTTGCCCGGACGGGTTGACGCTGTACCTGGACACGCTGCGGCACAGCTGCATCCATCCCGACGACCCGGCCCGGCTGGACTTCTCCTACGCGCGGCTGTTCGCCGACACGCTGGCCGTGGCCGGTCCGGACGACGCCCCGCTGGACGTCGTGCACGTCGGTGGCGGCGGGTTCAGCCTGCCCCGCTACGTCCAGGCCACCCGCCCGGGTTCGACGAACGTCGTCCTGGAGCTGGACCCGACCCTGGTCGAGATCGCCGAGCAGCAGCTGGGTCTGGTCCGCTCGGCCGATCTGCAGGTGCGGGTCGGGGACGCCCGCACGGCCCTGCGGGAGCTGCCCGACTCCTCCGCCGACGTCGTGCTGGGCGACGCCTTCGGCGGGTTGGCCGTGCCCTGGCACCTGACCACCGTCGAGTGGGCTCAGGAGGTCGACCGGGTGATGCGTCCCGACGGGATGTACGTCCTGAACCTCATCGACCACCCGCCGTACCGCTTCGCCCGCGCCGAGCTCGCCACGCTGCGCCAGGTGTTCGGGTCGGTGGCCGTGCTGGGTCCGCCCGACCGGCTCGCCGGGACGACGGGCGGGAACCTGGTGATCGTCGCCGCCCACCGGCCGATCGACGCCGCAGCGCTGCTGGCGGTCAACCGCGCGCGGGGTGGGACCGATGCCGCCCTCGCGGGCGACGACGTCACCGGTTTCGTCGCGGATGCGGCGCCGCTCACCGACGACCACGCGCCCGTCGATCAGCTGCTCCGCCGCTCCTGA
- a CDS encoding Gfo/Idh/MocA family protein gives MSIRVAVIGAGVIGSAHAVSLARGISGSTVTVVHDFDPARAGALAEQIDARRVDELADVFTADDVDAVLIASPDAVHAQQLLLGLPAGKPILCEKPLATTEADARAVVDAEIALGRRVLQLGFMRRFDPGYVQLKDELTAGRIGEPLIVHNIHRNTRAPYGLRTEQTLTNMVVHEFDIGRWLLDEEYASITVLTPRPGPLTPEGQHDPLLVILRTRSGVLMEVEAFANAQLGYEVTCRVTGSSGQSVMGDGAFITRSAAFSRGVDIPELWFGRFAEAYRVQLQSWIDALRHDTPLLGANAWDGYAATVVSTRAIEAYRTGTTVDIELPEVPELYASG, from the coding sequence ATGAGCATCCGGGTCGCCGTCATCGGGGCCGGCGTGATCGGTAGCGCGCACGCGGTCAGCCTCGCCCGGGGGATCTCCGGGTCCACCGTCACCGTCGTGCACGACTTCGACCCGGCGCGGGCCGGCGCGCTGGCCGAGCAGATCGATGCCCGCCGAGTCGACGAGCTGGCCGACGTGTTCACCGCGGACGACGTCGACGCCGTCCTCATCGCCTCCCCGGACGCGGTGCACGCGCAGCAGCTGCTCCTCGGACTGCCGGCCGGCAAGCCCATCCTGTGCGAGAAGCCGCTGGCCACCACCGAGGCGGACGCCCGGGCCGTGGTCGACGCGGAGATCGCCCTGGGCCGGCGGGTGCTGCAGCTGGGCTTCATGCGGCGCTTCGACCCCGGGTACGTGCAGCTCAAGGACGAGCTCACCGCCGGGCGCATCGGCGAGCCACTGATCGTGCACAACATCCACCGCAACACCCGGGCGCCGTACGGGCTGCGGACCGAGCAGACGCTGACCAACATGGTGGTGCACGAGTTCGACATCGGCCGGTGGCTGCTGGACGAGGAGTACGCGTCGATCACCGTGCTCACTCCCCGGCCCGGACCGCTCACCCCGGAGGGCCAGCACGACCCGCTGCTGGTCATCCTGCGCACCCGCAGCGGGGTGCTGATGGAGGTGGAGGCCTTCGCCAACGCCCAGCTCGGATACGAGGTGACCTGCCGGGTCACCGGGTCGTCGGGCCAGTCGGTGATGGGCGACGGCGCCTTCATCACCCGGTCCGCGGCGTTCAGCCGCGGCGTCGACATCCCCGAGCTGTGGTTCGGGCGGTTCGCCGAGGCCTACCGCGTCCAGCTGCAGAGCTGGATCGACGCGCTGCGTCACGACACCCCGCTGCTCGGGGCGAATGCGTGGGACGGCTACGCGGCCACCGTGGTGTCCACCCGGGCGATCGAGGCCTACCGGACCGGGACGACGGTCGACATCGAGCTGCCGGAGGTGCCGGAGCTGTACGCGAGCGGATGA